A DNA window from Stenotrophomonas sp. 57 contains the following coding sequences:
- a CDS encoding CS1 type fimbrial major subunit, whose protein sequence is MNAILKKAALAAALVTASLSAHAAESHIQVYADVDLTLALLKEDGSALPTEVRLNHVPGLGLTPYTERVRIYTNDEDMDVGVRLITAPSLVRTTGAAPAVPLTVSLMGRALTVAEQDFLASDLYSGALEGHSVVLDLTIGQTSQAPLTVAGKYEGMVSIAMVQKAGTP, encoded by the coding sequence ATGAACGCCATTCTGAAGAAGGCCGCGCTCGCTGCAGCGCTGGTCACCGCGTCGCTGTCCGCGCACGCCGCTGAATCCCACATCCAGGTCTACGCCGATGTCGACCTGACCCTGGCCCTGCTGAAGGAAGACGGCAGCGCGCTGCCCACCGAAGTGCGCCTGAACCATGTGCCGGGCCTGGGCCTGACCCCCTACACCGAGCGCGTGCGCATCTACACCAACGACGAAGACATGGACGTGGGCGTGCGCTTGATCACCGCGCCCAGCTTGGTCCGTACCACCGGCGCGGCACCGGCCGTGCCGCTCACCGTCAGCCTCATGGGGCGCGCGCTCACCGTGGCCGAGCAGGACTTCCTGGCTTCGGATCTCTATAGCGGTGCGCTGGAAGGCCATTCGGTTGTGCTGGATCTCACTATCGGCCAGACCAGCCAGGCCCCGTTGACCGTGGCTGGCAAGTACGAAGGCATGGTCAGCATCGCGATGGTGCAGAAGGCCGGCACCCCGTAA
- a CDS encoding citrate synthase: MSDLDQVTLNAGDKSVVLPVIKPTLGNDCVDIAKLTKETGYFTYDSGFTATASCKSAITYIDGDKGVLLYRGYPIEQLSEKSSYVEVAYLLINGERPSAEQLKAFTDELAAEANVDDSINTLIGSFAKDAHPMAILAAAIAQLSAIYHDSLDLSDAEQRRQAAVRLIAKVPTLSALIYRHGKGLPANKPDTSLDYVSRFLKQTFESADGQYDLNPDVVKALDLLFILHADHEQNASTSTVRLVGSTGANPYASVAAGVTALWGPAHGGANEAVLKMLEEIGTADNVESAVVKAKDKTSGFRLMGFGHRVYKNFDPRAKVIGEMTSKVLKQLGVQDPLLDVAVKLEQAALQDEYFVARKLYPNVDFYSGIIYKALQIPTEMFTVMFALGRTSGWVSHWLEQQVDPEMKIGRPRQVYTGSDVRDYQG, translated from the coding sequence GTGTCCGATCTTGATCAGGTCACGCTCAACGCCGGCGATAAGTCGGTCGTTCTGCCCGTCATCAAACCCACCCTTGGCAACGACTGCGTCGACATCGCGAAGCTGACCAAGGAAACGGGGTATTTCACCTACGATTCCGGCTTCACCGCGACGGCCAGCTGCAAGTCCGCCATCACCTACATCGACGGCGACAAGGGCGTGCTGCTGTACCGCGGCTACCCGATCGAACAGCTGTCGGAAAAGTCGAGCTACGTCGAAGTGGCCTACCTGCTGATCAACGGCGAGCGCCCGAGCGCCGAGCAGCTGAAGGCCTTCACCGATGAGCTGGCTGCCGAAGCCAACGTCGACGATTCGATCAACACCCTGATCGGCAGCTTCGCCAAGGATGCCCATCCGATGGCGATCCTGGCCGCTGCGATCGCGCAGCTGTCGGCCATCTACCACGACTCGCTGGACCTGTCCGACGCCGAACAGCGCCGCCAGGCTGCCGTGCGCCTGATCGCCAAGGTGCCGACCCTGTCGGCGCTGATCTATCGCCACGGCAAGGGCCTGCCGGCCAACAAGCCGGACACCTCGCTGGACTACGTCAGCCGCTTCCTGAAGCAGACCTTCGAGTCGGCTGACGGCCAGTACGATCTGAACCCGGACGTGGTCAAGGCGCTGGACCTGCTGTTCATCCTGCACGCCGACCACGAGCAGAACGCCTCGACCTCGACCGTGCGCCTGGTCGGTTCGACCGGTGCCAACCCGTACGCGTCTGTCGCCGCTGGCGTCACCGCGCTGTGGGGTCCGGCCCACGGCGGTGCCAACGAAGCCGTGCTGAAGATGCTGGAAGAGATCGGCACTGCCGACAACGTCGAGTCCGCCGTGGTCAAGGCCAAGGACAAGACCTCCGGCTTCCGCCTGATGGGCTTCGGCCACCGCGTGTACAAGAACTTCGACCCGCGCGCCAAGGTCATCGGCGAGATGACCAGCAAGGTGCTCAAGCAGCTGGGCGTGCAGGATCCGCTGCTGGACGTGGCCGTGAAGCTGGAACAGGCCGCGCTGCAGGACGAGTACTTCGTCGCCCGCAAGCTGTACCCGAACGTCGATTTCTACAGCGGCATCATCTACAAGGCGCTGCAGATCCCGACCGAGATGTTCACCGTCATGTTCGCCCTGGGCCGTACCTCCGGCTGGGTGTCGCATTGGCTGGAACAGCAGGTCGACCCGGAAATGAAGATCGGCCGTCCGCGCCAGGTCTACACCGGCAGCGACGTGCGCGACTACCAGGGCTGA
- a CDS encoding type B 50S ribosomal protein L31 translates to MKADIHPNYRDVVFHDVTSDFKILTRSTMATKETIKWEDGNDYPLVKVEISSASHPFYTGKHKVIDTSGRIDKFQKRYAR, encoded by the coding sequence ATGAAGGCCGATATCCATCCGAACTACCGCGACGTCGTCTTCCATGACGTCACCTCCGATTTCAAGATCCTGACCCGCTCGACCATGGCGACGAAGGAAACCATCAAGTGGGAAGACGGCAACGACTACCCGCTGGTGAAGGTTGAAATTTCCTCGGCTTCGCACCCGTTCTACACGGGCAAGCACAAGGTCATCGACACCTCGGGCCGTATCGACAAGTTCCAGAAGCGCTACGCGCGCTGA
- a CDS encoding nucleoside hydrolase produces the protein MTHKIPLLIDTDPGVDDALALLMAFADERHDVVALTIAAGNVGLEYTVRNALKLCDIVGRTDVPVFAGSPDPLLHPSVDAAHVHGRDGYGDVDLPPPSRQAETEHAALAILRLSHEHAGELMLVMLGPLTNLALALKLDPTLPQRIKRIVVMGGAVTCHGNITPAAEFNIAFDPEAAHVVFTSFKHLLVSDWEATVAHGLPLEQAEQWLQADSDRARFYELISRKTRALSEDAKGGRWYTADAVAMAWALNPEGQLQVESRPLNVELNGTFSRGATIVDWNRQTGQPDNCDLLMAYDQQRFEALVRQALGAD, from the coding sequence ATGACCCACAAGATCCCGCTGTTGATCGACACCGACCCTGGTGTGGACGACGCCCTGGCCCTGCTGATGGCCTTCGCTGATGAACGGCACGACGTGGTCGCCCTGACCATCGCCGCCGGTAATGTCGGCCTCGAGTACACCGTCCGCAACGCCCTCAAGCTCTGCGACATCGTCGGCCGCACCGACGTCCCGGTGTTTGCCGGCAGCCCCGATCCGCTGCTCCATCCCTCCGTCGACGCTGCCCACGTGCATGGCCGTGATGGCTACGGCGACGTGGACCTGCCGCCGCCCAGCCGCCAGGCCGAAACCGAGCACGCCGCGCTGGCCATCCTGCGCCTGTCGCACGAGCACGCCGGCGAACTGATGCTGGTGATGCTCGGCCCGCTGACCAACCTGGCGCTGGCGCTGAAGCTGGATCCGACCCTGCCTCAGCGCATCAAGCGCATCGTGGTGATGGGCGGTGCCGTCACCTGCCACGGCAACATCACCCCGGCCGCCGAGTTCAACATCGCCTTCGACCCGGAAGCGGCGCACGTGGTGTTCACCTCGTTCAAGCACCTGCTGGTGTCGGACTGGGAAGCCACCGTCGCCCACGGCCTGCCGCTTGAGCAGGCCGAGCAGTGGCTGCAGGCCGATTCCGATCGCGCCCGCTTCTACGAGCTGATCTCGCGCAAGACCCGCGCGCTGTCCGAAGACGCCAAGGGCGGCCGCTGGTACACCGCCGATGCGGTGGCCATGGCCTGGGCGCTGAACCCGGAAGGGCAGCTGCAGGTGGAATCGCGTCCGCTGAACGTGGAACTGAACGGTACGTTCAGCCGCGGTGCCACCATCGTCGACTGGAACCGCCAGACCGGCCAGCCGGACAACTGCGATCTGCTGATGGCCTACGACCAGCAGCGTTTCGAGGCGCTGGTGCGCCAGGCCCTGGGCGCGGACTGA
- a CDS encoding autotransporter outer membrane beta-barrel domain-containing protein — MRVYNGGAHAPSVRLLVRSLITALSLTPITAAWAGDLDDGFARVQPGDPVEEWRLINDSLLEVLGGEANTISAQDTSRVYLERAIVNRSGTSQHAVSLNGDAGLQAISTTFRGGGIHVNDRARVHLVDSQILVAPDGMRPGQLLSIGVDMAYSAASSASFNGEARIDSTLIRVADTETPRDIGSGLGLRMTHGQADLINGSRIEAANVGALLWGTRYATPVIRLGVDGSTVESGRGAAIRVAVDAPSVFDITVANDSQLRGGDGNLLLVNTENGATLPGESTVNFTVDDARLAGNVRFDAADVAASVNVVLRNSAQIDGRFINVTSADIGSESTWLMTGDSTVGRLTLGAGGTVALGNGTAFNTLRLDTFTGNGGTLLFNTQLGDDSALTDRLVIAGDASGQANVRVLNAGGAGAKTDRGIELIDIGGASNAQFDLVGRAVGGQYEYFLVKDANGNWYLRSELTAKPDPCVIDPSLPECTPIDPVDPIEPPPPILRPETGAYLANQFALDRLLRHTYRDRQGDAAAPDGIRGWARVESAQSRLGAVDDQLDLRVHRSRLQLGADIGVFDDSRGRIGVMGTAARSSATSRSDITGFSARGKVEGGALGVYGNWASDALYVDASVQRGQFRNRVQGDGLAEERYDADLWQSSLEAGYGFDIGQIGTTTLRLQPEVQLVYTDARTDRHEEDNGTVVRSLGDSGLSGRLGVRLQGQGHSTAGASVSPYLLANWYRDGANDGMAFDDEVLKAGIPRNRYELKAGARLDFRSGLSAWGGLGLMRGDHGYREVGGSISVSYAW, encoded by the coding sequence ATGCGCGTCTACAACGGCGGGGCCCACGCCCCTTCAGTCCGCCTGCTGGTACGCAGCCTGATTACCGCCCTTTCCCTGACGCCGATCACTGCCGCGTGGGCCGGTGACCTGGACGATGGTTTCGCGCGGGTGCAGCCGGGAGACCCGGTCGAGGAATGGCGGTTGATCAATGACTCCCTGCTGGAAGTGCTGGGCGGCGAAGCCAACACAATCAGCGCCCAGGACACGTCACGCGTTTATCTGGAGCGCGCCATCGTCAACCGCAGCGGCACCTCCCAGCATGCGGTGAGCCTCAACGGAGATGCGGGTCTGCAGGCAATTTCTACCACGTTCCGCGGCGGCGGGATCCATGTAAATGATCGTGCGCGGGTACATCTGGTTGACAGCCAGATCCTGGTTGCGCCCGACGGCATGCGGCCGGGACAGTTGCTGTCCATCGGCGTCGACATGGCATACAGCGCCGCCAGCTCGGCCTCGTTCAATGGCGAAGCGAGGATCGATTCCACCCTGATCAGGGTGGCCGATACGGAGACGCCCCGCGATATCGGCAGTGGTCTTGGCCTGCGCATGACCCATGGCCAGGCAGACCTCATCAATGGATCGCGGATCGAGGCGGCCAACGTTGGCGCGCTGCTGTGGGGTACCCGTTACGCCACGCCGGTGATCCGCCTGGGCGTGGACGGATCGACGGTGGAATCGGGGCGCGGCGCCGCGATCCGCGTTGCCGTGGATGCGCCCAGCGTGTTTGATATTACCGTCGCCAATGACTCGCAGCTGCGTGGCGGAGACGGCAACCTGCTGCTGGTCAACACGGAAAACGGCGCCACCCTGCCGGGCGAGAGCACGGTGAATTTCACCGTGGATGACGCCCGCCTGGCGGGCAACGTGCGCTTTGATGCGGCCGACGTTGCCGCCAGCGTCAATGTCGTCCTGCGCAACAGTGCACAGATCGATGGCCGCTTCATCAATGTGACCTCGGCCGATATCGGCAGCGAGAGCACCTGGCTGATGACCGGCGACAGCACCGTCGGCCGGCTCACGCTCGGTGCGGGCGGCACGGTGGCGCTGGGCAACGGCACCGCGTTCAACACGCTGCGCCTGGATACCTTCACTGGCAATGGCGGCACGTTGCTGTTCAATACCCAGCTGGGTGACGACAGCGCACTCACCGACCGGCTGGTGATCGCGGGCGATGCCAGCGGCCAGGCCAACGTGCGCGTCCTCAATGCCGGCGGTGCAGGCGCGAAGACCGACCGCGGTATCGAACTGATCGATATCGGCGGTGCCTCCAATGCGCAGTTCGACCTGGTCGGCCGCGCAGTGGGTGGGCAATACGAGTACTTCCTGGTCAAGGATGCCAATGGCAACTGGTATCTGCGCTCGGAACTGACCGCCAAGCCGGACCCGTGCGTGATTGACCCGAGCCTGCCCGAGTGCACGCCGATTGATCCGGTGGACCCGATCGAGCCTCCGCCGCCGATCCTGCGACCGGAAACCGGCGCCTACCTGGCCAACCAGTTTGCGCTGGACCGGCTGCTGCGCCACACCTACCGCGACCGCCAGGGCGACGCTGCAGCGCCCGATGGCATCCGCGGCTGGGCACGGGTGGAGTCTGCCCAGAGCCGACTGGGCGCCGTGGATGACCAGCTTGACCTGCGGGTGCACCGCTCGCGCCTGCAGCTGGGCGCGGACATCGGCGTGTTCGATGACAGCCGTGGCCGCATCGGCGTGATGGGCACCGCTGCACGCAGCAGCGCCACTTCGCGCTCGGACATTACCGGATTCAGCGCACGCGGCAAGGTGGAAGGCGGTGCGCTGGGCGTGTATGGCAACTGGGCCAGCGACGCCCTGTATGTGGATGCCAGCGTGCAGCGCGGGCAGTTCCGCAACCGTGTGCAGGGTGACGGCCTGGCCGAAGAACGCTACGACGCCGATCTCTGGCAGTCGTCTCTGGAAGCAGGCTATGGCTTCGATATCGGCCAGATCGGTACGACCACACTGCGCCTGCAGCCGGAAGTGCAGCTGGTGTACACCGACGCCCGCACCGACCGCCACGAAGAGGACAATGGCACGGTGGTCCGCAGCCTGGGCGACAGCGGCCTGTCTGGCCGGCTGGGCGTGCGTCTGCAGGGCCAGGGCCACAGCACGGCCGGCGCTTCGGTCAGCCCCTATCTGCTGGCCAACTGGTACCGCGACGGGGCCAACGACGGCATGGCCTTCGACGATGAAGTGCTGAAGGCCGGTATTCCGCGCAACCGCTATGAGCTGAAAGCTGGCGCACGGCTCGACTTCCGATCCGGCCTGAGTGCCTGGGGCGGCCTTGGCCTGATGCGCGGGGACCATGGCTACCGGGAGGTTGGCGGCAGCATAAGTGTTTCCTACGCTTGGTGA
- a CDS encoding fimbrial protein, producing the protein MSIRATIAAAGSSSPARRISHLNRMRLAAVSSLLCLLGISATAAACTGGTARPLNFVRTYTSSPPYERREMDYRAGVAWYDNCGPRMSDMILTLDMPGLRAAGTIVYQGKTVPVFDFADDSPLFGFVFFQALAWPEVALTPGTATAYVLDAGSGPMTATFNLRVVAFSRKAPMRTYAMAGSLQMETPDFPSLNMTMPIQIELTFPHATCPLQDATESLRDVNFAELTSPGSTAAEKVVAIRMDCGASVPRARMSLHDAADASNTGSQLTPVAGSSAGGVRVQLLRAGKEVQFGQQWDFDPGVGGTHDHAFTARYYRTTDALTPGIINGEAVLDVDYW; encoded by the coding sequence GAAGTTCAAGTCCGGCACGCCGCATTTCGCATCTGAATCGCATGCGCCTGGCTGCAGTGAGCAGCCTGCTGTGCCTGCTGGGCATCAGTGCCACGGCTGCGGCCTGCACGGGAGGCACCGCCCGCCCATTGAACTTCGTCAGGACTTACACATCCTCGCCACCGTACGAACGACGTGAGATGGATTATCGCGCGGGGGTTGCGTGGTACGACAACTGCGGTCCGAGGATGTCGGACATGATACTTACCCTCGACATGCCTGGACTGAGGGCCGCCGGTACCATCGTCTACCAAGGAAAGACGGTGCCGGTGTTCGATTTCGCAGATGATTCGCCGCTGTTCGGGTTCGTGTTTTTCCAGGCTCTGGCATGGCCAGAAGTGGCCCTCACGCCGGGTACTGCCACGGCCTACGTGCTGGATGCAGGCAGCGGCCCCATGACGGCCACGTTCAACCTGCGGGTGGTAGCGTTCTCGCGCAAGGCCCCGATGCGGACCTACGCGATGGCCGGGAGCCTGCAGATGGAGACGCCGGATTTTCCATCGCTCAACATGACAATGCCGATCCAGATCGAGCTGACCTTCCCGCACGCGACATGCCCCCTGCAGGACGCCACGGAAAGCCTGCGCGACGTCAACTTCGCCGAACTGACGTCGCCAGGCAGCACCGCAGCAGAAAAGGTGGTTGCGATACGCATGGACTGCGGCGCCAGCGTGCCCCGGGCGAGGATGTCGCTGCATGACGCTGCAGATGCGTCGAACACCGGTAGTCAGCTGACCCCGGTGGCGGGCTCCAGCGCCGGCGGCGTGCGTGTGCAGCTGCTGCGTGCCGGCAAAGAAGTGCAGTTCGGCCAGCAGTGGGATTTCGACCCCGGCGTCGGCGGCACCCATGATCATGCGTTCACCGCACGCTACTACCGCACGACCGATGCGCTTACGCCCGGCATCATCAACGGTGAGGCTGTGCTCGACGTCGACTACTGGTAG